The sequence below is a genomic window from Terriglobales bacterium.
CGCCAGCAGCGTCTCCAGCGCCGCCTGCGTCTCCCGCGGCAGGTGATACGACTCTTCGTCCGAGGGGTAGGCGCCCGAGACCACGTCCTCTTTGAAGCTGCGCGCGGCGCCCGAGAGCAGCGCGGCCGCGTCGGCGTAGCGGCGCACGAACTTGGCCGGGGGCGCGAAGGTCAGCCCGATCAGGTCGTGCAGCACCAGCACCTGGCCGTCGCACTCCGGCCCTGCCCCGATGCCGATGGTGGGCGCGCCGATCTCGGCTGTGATCATCCCCGCCACCTCGCGCGGGATACCCTCGAGATACAGCCCCGAGACGCCCGCCTGGTCCAGCGCCACCGCGTCGCGCAGGAGCTGCTCCACCGCGGCCAGGGTCTTGCCCTGCACCTTGTAGCCGCCCATCACGTGCACCGACTGCGGGGTCAGCCCGATGTGCCCGAAGACCGGGATCTCGGCCTCCAGCAGCCGCCGCACCAGTTCCACGCGCTTCTCCCCACCTTCGATCTTGACCGCCTCGGCGCCACCCTCCTTCACGAAGCGGGTGGCGTTGCGCAGGGCCTCGTTCTTGGTGACGTGGTAGGAGGCGTAGGGCATGTCGGCGACCAGCAGGGCGCGCCGCACCCCGCGCCGCACCGCGCGCACGTGGTGCAGCATCTCCTCCACCGTCACCGGCAGCGTGCTCTCATAGCCCAGCATGACCTGGGCCAGCGAGTCGCCCACCAGGATCACGTCGATGCCGGCCTCGTCCAGCAGCCGGCCGGAGGCGTAGTCGTAGGCGGTGAGCGAGACGATGGGCTCGTGCCGCTGCTTCTTCTCCAGAAGGGTGGACGTGGTGATCTTGGGAAGGTGGGACTCGCCTGGGAGCCCCGGAGACGTGATGCTCATACTTACCTCCAGTGCAGTTCCCGCTCCGCGGGATACCGCCTGTCGCCCACTCTATAGATGTGGGCAAGCGCATTGTAGACCCAATCTTCCGCCCAGGGGAAGGGGGGCTGGGAACTGGCAACCGGGAACCGGGAACCAGGCGCTAGGCGCTGGCCGACTCCGCTCCCAGCGGCAGGAAGTACTGCGTGCCCTTGATGGGGGCGGTCAGGCGGCGCAGCAATTCCTGCAGGTCCTCGTGGCGGTCCACGAAGTCGATGTCCGAGGTGTTGACCACCAGCAGGTCCGAGGCCGAGTAGTGGAAGAAGAAGTGCTCATAGGCGCGCGCCACTTCCTCGATGTAGTCGTCGCTGATGGCCTGCTCTCCGGGCGAGTTCTTCTTCTTCATCCGCTTCTTGAGCACCTCGGGCTTGGCTTGCAGGTAGATGACCAGCTCGGGCGTGGGCAACTGCTCGCGGAATTCGTTGTAGAAGCGGTTGTAGACGCCCAATTCGGCGTCGTTGAGGTTGATGCAGGCGAAGAGCTTGTCCTTCTCGAAGATGTAGTCGGCGACGATGGTCTTGCGCGAGGCCGGGCCCACGTCCAGCGTCTTCAACTGCTGGTAGCGCTCGATGAGGAAGGCCAGTTGCGCCTGGAAGGCCGCCCCGGCTTCGCCGTCGTAGAAGGCGCGCAGGAAGGGATTGTTCTCCGGCTCGGTGATCAGTTGGGCGTGCAGGCGCTCGGCGATGATGTTGGCCAGGGTGCTCTTGCCGACTCGGATGGGCCCTTCTATGGCAATGTACTTGGGCGGCTCGAAGAGGTTGGCCATGTCTCGGGATGTCCCAGAGGCTGACGGGAGCATAGCCCGCTTTGGCGCGCCGCGCAATTGCGAGAGGAGTTACTAGTAGCCGTCAGCGTTCAGCCGTCAGCCGTCAGGAAAACCTGAAGGCTGATGGCTGAGGGCGGACCGCTTGTTTACAATCACTAACGATGATCGCTACCGCCATCGCCGCCGGTGCGGGTGCGCTCGCGGGACTCGCCAGCGTGAGCGCCTATGCCGCCATGGCGCCGCGCTCGCAGCTTTTCGGCGCGACCTTCACCGGCCTGACGCCGGGGACGCGCCGCCTCGCCCTCACCTACGACGACGGCCCCAACCATCCTCACACCCTGCGCCTGCTGGAAGTGCTGGAGCGCCACCAGGCCAAGGCGACCTTCTTCCTGATCGGGCGCTACGTGCGCCAGCGCCCCGAGATCGCGCAGGCGGTGGCGCGCGCCGGCCACGCTGTCGGCAACCACACATTCACTCATCCCAACCTGTTCTTCACCTCGCCCGGCCTGGTGCGCAAGGAATTGGAGGACTGCCAGACGGCGCTGCGGGAGGTGGTGGGCGAGCCCGCGCCCATCTTCCGTCCGCCCTTCGGCGCGCGCCGTCCCGGGGTGCTGCGCGCCGCGCGCGCCCTGGGCCTGACGCCGGTGATGTGGACGGTGACCTGCTACGACTGGAAGGCGACCACGGCCGAGCGCGTGGAGCAGCACGCCCGGCGGCAGATCCGCGGCGGCGACGTCATCCTGCTGCACGACGGCGGGCACCTCGAGATGGGCGCCGACCGCGCCCATACCGTCGAGGCCACCGACCGCCTGCTCCGCCGCTATAAGAACGAGGGCTACGAGTTCGTGACCGTGCCCGAGATGATGAAAACCATCGGGTGATCGGGTGATCGGGTGATCTGGTGATTGAGACCCAGGTCAGCTCCTGAGGGAAGCGAACGCCTTGTGCGCGGCGTCCACGGTGGCGCGCACGTCGTCGCCGGTGTGGGCGGCGCTGACGAAGGCGGCCTCGAACTGCGAGGGCGGCAGCCACACGCCCGCATCCAGCAGGGCGCGGTGGAACTTGCCGAAGCGCCCAGTATCGCACTTGGCGGCGCTGGCCCAGTCCTTCACCGGCTCCGACGTGAAGAAGCAGGTGAACATGGAGCCCACGCGGTTGGCGGTGACGGCCACGCCCGCGTCCTTGGCCGCGTCGAGCAGCATGGCCACCAGCGTGGCGGTCAGCCGCTCCAGCCGCCCATAGATCTCGCGATGCTCGCCGAGATGGCGCACCGTGGCCAGTCCCGCGGCCATGGCCAAGGGATTCCCCGAGAGCGTGCCCGCTTGGTAGACCGGCCCGAGGGGCGCGACCTGGTCCATGATCTCCGCGGGCCCGCCGTAGGCGCCCACCGGCAGCCCCCCGCCGATGATCTTGCCCAGCGTGGTCAGGTCGGGACGCGTGCCGTAAAGCTCCTGCGCGCCGCCGAAGGCCATGCGGAAGCCGGTCATCACCTCGTCGAAGATGAGCAGGGCGCCGTCGCGCGAGGTCAGGTAGCGCAACGCGTCCAGGAAGCCCTCGGCCGGGGGCACGCAGCCCATGTTGCCCACCACCGGCTCCACGATCACGCAGGCGATCTCGCCCTTGTGCTGCTTGAAGGCGGCGTCGACGGCGTTGGCGTCGTTGTAGGGCAGGGCCAGCGTGAAGTGCACGAACTCCTCCGGGACGCCGGCCGAGCCCGGGATGCCGAAGGTGGCCACCCCCGAACCCGCCTTCACCAGCAGCGCGTCGGCGTGGCCGTGGTAGCAGCCCTCGAACTTCACGATGTACTTGCGGCCGGTGGCGGCGCGCGCCAGCCGGATCGCGCTCATGGTGGCTTCCGTCCCTGAACTCACGAAGCGCACCTTCTCCATGGCGGGGAAGGCTTGCAGCACGGCCTCGGCCAGCTCGACCTCGCGCGGCGAGGAGGCGCCGAAGCTCGCGCCCTGCTGGTTGGCCTCAGCGATAGCGGCCACCACCGCGGGAAAGGCGTGGCCCAGGATGAGCGGCCCC
It includes:
- the hemL gene encoding glutamate-1-semialdehyde 2,1-aminomutase; this translates as MPRKLEQSRKLQQRAEQVIPGGVDSPVRAFRAVGGDPPFIVRGQGARMFDADGNSYLDYVGSWGPLILGHAFPAVVAAIAEANQQGASFGASSPREVELAEAVLQAFPAMEKVRFVSSGTEATMSAIRLARAATGRKYIVKFEGCYHGHADALLVKAGSGVATFGIPGSAGVPEEFVHFTLALPYNDANAVDAAFKQHKGEIACVIVEPVVGNMGCVPPAEGFLDALRYLTSRDGALLIFDEVMTGFRMAFGGAQELYGTRPDLTTLGKIIGGGLPVGAYGGPAEIMDQVAPLGPVYQAGTLSGNPLAMAAGLATVRHLGEHREIYGRLERLTATLVAMLLDAAKDAGVAVTANRVGSMFTCFFTSEPVKDWASAAKCDTGRFGKFHRALLDAGVWLPPSQFEAAFVSAAHTGDDVRATVDAAHKAFASLRS
- a CDS encoding deoxynucleoside kinase; this translates as MANLFEPPKYIAIEGPIRVGKSTLANIIAERLHAQLITEPENNPFLRAFYDGEAGAAFQAQLAFLIERYQQLKTLDVGPASRKTIVADYIFEKDKLFACINLNDAELGVYNRFYNEFREQLPTPELVIYLQAKPEVLKKRMKKKNSPGEQAISDDYIEEVARAYEHFFFHYSASDLLVVNTSDIDFVDRHEDLQELLRRLTAPIKGTQYFLPLGAESASA
- a CDS encoding polysaccharide deacetylase family protein; the encoded protein is MIATAIAAGAGALAGLASVSAYAAMAPRSQLFGATFTGLTPGTRRLALTYDDGPNHPHTLRLLEVLERHQAKATFFLIGRYVRQRPEIAQAVARAGHAVGNHTFTHPNLFFTSPGLVRKELEDCQTALREVVGEPAPIFRPPFGARRPGVLRAARALGLTPVMWTVTCYDWKATTAERVEQHARRQIRGGDVILLHDGGHLEMGADRAHTVEATDRLLRRYKNEGYEFVTVPEMMKTIG
- the panB gene encoding 3-methyl-2-oxobutanoate hydroxymethyltransferase, which codes for MSITSPGLPGESHLPKITTSTLLEKKQRHEPIVSLTAYDYASGRLLDEAGIDVILVGDSLAQVMLGYESTLPVTVEEMLHHVRAVRRGVRRALLVADMPYASYHVTKNEALRNATRFVKEGGAEAVKIEGGEKRVELVRRLLEAEIPVFGHIGLTPQSVHVMGGYKVQGKTLAAVEQLLRDAVALDQAGVSGLYLEGIPREVAGMITAEIGAPTIGIGAGPECDGQVLVLHDLIGLTFAPPAKFVRRYADAAALLSGAARSFKEDVVSGAYPSDEESYHLPRETQAALETLLARPRVARR